The genomic region AATTGTTGAGTCTGTATGGTGGCAGGTAAAACCCATattattttcagttttcttcATTATTGGCATCATCACCTCTTTTCATTATTTCACTATTGAGCTCTCCCTACAAGAATTTAGCCTAGATCTGAAAGCCGTTGCTATTCATGACGGATACGTATCTTGTTTTCCCTCTCCAGAATATGACTCCATATATGCAGTCAGCGGCTGCGAAGGGCTCAAGCTCAAGGAAAGCCAATGGAAGGAAGCATGGTTTGGGTGGTCATGAGCAAGGTAACTTTTCTATGGAGCTGTGGAAGAAGGCCTTCAAAGATGCCTGTGAAAGGCTCTGTCCTGCAAGAGCTGGTGGACATGAGTGTGGCTGCTTGCCTCTGCTGGCTCGTTTGGTAGGTTTATGCATCATAGTCCCTTCCTCAATGTGTACGTTGAGCTTTTCACTTCACCTGGGAACTCCTAAAGGTTATCATAGAACACTGTGCACGAATATAGTTGAAAACTTCGTGCAAATGCTATAGGTAGCCAGAGCTACACCACCAATGTTTAAATGAAAATATATCTAATGTTTTATTTATGTATCAAACTCTCAATAGAATTCCAGGACCTCGTTATAGTGAGCTTTTACTATTGCGGTGTGTTTCCAAAAGTCATTTAAAGATCCGTCACATGGTTTTTCTACTTTCCTCAAAATTTATGCAGACTTACAGAATGCTAATCTATGGTTTTTCAGGTAATGGAGCAATTAGTGGATAGATTGGATGTGGCTATGTTCAATGCTATTCTTCGTGAAAATGCTGAAGAGATGCCCACAGATCCTGTGTCCGACCCCATAAGTGATTCTAAGGTTCTCCCTATTCCAGCTGGAAAGTCGAGCTTTGGGGCTGGTGCACAGCTAAAAAATGCGGTGAGTGTGGACCTCATCTTGTGAGGTTATTAGTCACACTGTTTTTTCGGTTGCCGGTGAAAAGtcacaatttttatttaaaaaaaaaataaataaatactagTCTTGCATTTCGTTGATGGAAGGATTGTGCTTGTTTTCATGACCGCAGATTGGAAGCTGGTCTAGATGGCTTACTGATCTATTTGGCATTGATGATACTGATGCCCCTGATGATAATACTAAACTCAGTGATCACAAGGGACAAGAGTGCCCAACATCCTTTAAAGCTTTCCGTCTTCTTAATGCTTTGAGTGACCTCATGATGCTTCCATTTGATATGCTGGCAGATAAATCCACCCGGCAAGAGGTAAAGACTGGGTTTGTGTCCACGCCCCACAGTTAATAAAAGAACACCAAGTTTATAATAACTCCCTGCCATTTTGTAATAATCACTGTTTCATTGATTTTTGAAGGTATGCCCTACATTTGGTGCATCATTGATCAAGAGGGTTATATACAATTTTGTTCCAGATGAGTTTTGCCCAGACCCAATTCCCACGGCAGTTTTTGAGGCTCTTGATTATGAGGTACCTAAGAGGCCCTCGAATATCTCGGCATGTAACGATTCAGCTTATTTACTGAACTTCATTCCTGTTCGAATGGTGTAGGACTGATTTGTTATCCATTTTGCTTGTTATTTATTTAGGAGAATTCAGAAGATAAAACTGACTCTGCTGCAAGTTTCCCATGCAACGCAAATCCTACAATCTATTCACCACCTCCAGCTGCTTCACTATTAAGCATTATAGGAGAGGTAGGAAGTCTAACTCTCTCGAGGAGTGGGTCATCAGTGCTTAAGAAATCGTATACAAGTGATGATGAGCTTGATGAGTTGGATTCACCGATGACATCAATCATCATAGACAATTCCCCGTTTTCTCCCAGTCCATTGGCAGCCAACTCAACACCGAAGTGGAAGGGTGGTCGGAATGCTGTCAGGTATCAACTCCTCCGTGAAGTTTGGAAGGATAGCGACTGATCTTCCCTTTCATGTATGTATCTGATGTACCCGGGGCAGTTGTTCAATTTGGGGGCTCCCTTTACTTCTCGCTTGTACATAGATGAGTATTTATACAACGTTACAACCATATGAATATCGAGGCAGTTTGTTCCACAGCAGTGGTTATCCAGTTGGCGGCTGTAATCTAAGCTTTCATGGAAGCCTGTTATTTTTTTGAATAATGATATCGTGTAGAATAAGTTTATACATATACCCAACCTTAATCTCCGTTTCCTTGTCTCGTTGTCTATGGACTTGAACTATGGCAGCAGGCAGGCGTTAGCCGATACTTGTCTATGGAATTGAGTTATGCAAATGTTGAACTGTTGAACGATTCATTTGAACTGAAATTTCGAGGATGTTGTATGAGAAAGTACCCATTTCTCGAATCAAATACTTATAAACATAACAGCAGGAATACAGTTCAAGATTTTGAATGACTACAGGCTACTGCACCACGCATCTCTGGCTATCTTTGTTTGCACCTGCAAACACCCACAACGAAAATTCATGAGCCACTGGCTGATTTGAGCGGCAGAgacaaaattatgaaagataTAAGCCAAAACCCGAGAAGGAAACCAAGCAAACAACTAGAGCCTATTGTGCCTTCTGGTGCATATGGTTTTTCCAGGAAACAGATGAGTAGGAAATGAAGAAATCTTACAACTTGGACTGTGTACCAGTAGTTGCAGCAGGCAGTGCGTCGTAGTGTCCATAACCATGATAAAGTACGCGGATAGGGTTGTCCTTACCGTACTCTTGACCATATTCGGCTATGATCTTGAGGTCGCCGGAATCCTTGTCCCGCATATAAACTGTAATCGGCATCCTAGGAATGAAATTGTATCATTAACTGTAAGATCGACGAACCTACGTACCTTCTGAAATATATAGAAACTTTCTTAGCATAGGAGTATATAGGACTTACCGTAGGACATGTGAGGACATAAGCAACTCAGGTTCTCCTCCCCAAATATGGGGCTGTCGCATCTGTACAACGTACGTTTCAAAATCATCTTCAATAAACCTGCAAATAAATTCGAAACAAATTACGAGAAGCGATTGACAATGATTTTCAAAGCAGTTTAAATCTGCATCGAGGCAGAAGTTATCGAGATCCAGGTTGGTGAGATCTTTACGAAATTTACCATTCGGTGTCTGACCTCCGTCTGATGAATTCATCGACCACCTGTCCAAATTATATCACCATTTTACATAGGAAATCGAAGGACAAATAGCATCAGTATCCTTCTGAATTCAGTAAATTTGAGTTCATCGTGTACCTTTGATCTGAGCTCGTCGGCAAGTTCTCTCTGAAGGTTGTCACTTGGAGATGGTTTCCCTGCCCTTAGAGAAGCGCCGTGAACCACAGACCGGAACAAACATCTTCCGTCTCCACGTATACCTGTACGAAACACACATAAATTAACAGTTGATGATCGCAAAACACATTTGCATTCAGTAtttaaaacatgaaaataaattgtaaaaataaaataaagcgaaaaaaaaaaaaaaaaaaaaaacaaaccaataCCTTGATCCATAACAATTTACCAATATTCCCAAATTAAGGAGTACAAATTGGGAGGAAATTTTAGTAACCAAATGGCAGACAAAGTGCAAGGATTCAAGAAACGAATCTATTGTAACACCAGATACATGAAGAAAAGCACTTATATACGAAAACCACACCAGACATATGAAGAAAAGCACTTATACGAAAAGCACAAGCAATTCGTCTAATTACTGAAGTTAGGAATAACAAATTAACATGcattcaagaaaataaaaaacttccattctaaataagaagaaaaaaaatcaaaactttcgtaacaaaaaacaaagttaacAAATGAAATTTTGTTACCGAGAAGATTTTCCCGTTTCGGCATCGGTTGAATTCAGGTTAAGCAgttgacaaaacaaacaaaaaaatcagtAAAACTGCCAACTTATATGAATGATGAATCTTCATCTTTTGCTTCTTGATTTCGACGTGCAAAACTGCAATTGAGTCTCAGCCGTTGAATGAGCTCGACATCGACTGATGAGACGACAGCTCCTCCACATTTCACAGCCTTTTGCTTTCAAAGAATCAAATTCGATGCTTTTAATTTTGCTTTTCGAACTCTCAAGTTTCAACCAACGACCAACGGCTAGGATCCGTTACGTGCGCCCTTTTCCAAGCTCACTCAAACGACGACGTAAGGTGTATCATGCATGTAACACGTGTCAATAACACATAGAACTCCCCCGCTAAAATCAATAGGACCCGCTCGTATCCAACTGGCAGGGCGCCAAAAATGAAACTTCGCCCTTCCAAACAatagattttggttttttttttttttttttttttttactatttacaGGTGCTTTCAAATTTAGGGTAGAAGACTTCTCTTTGGAATAAATATAAGGCCAAAATCCTTAACTACTTTTCATGATATGGATTCCCGGGCATCCTTGGCGTCCCAGGTAACAACATCTCTCTCCAATCTCAAACCTCGATGATTTAAGTCGGAATCTAATTTTATGTTCATTTTCATTTACATTCTCTTCAAAAAAACATATATTCTTTATTAAAAAAGGAACATGCATCGTTATTGTATCGACATTGTTGAAAATATACTGATAACATGGCCGCTGTTTTATGGCAATAAATGACATCGACACATTATCAATGACACATCGATAGTTTGTTCTAGAACTGAACTATTATTTTCATATGTGTCACATTTGCTTTCACATTTTTATATGGAGTACCATATTTAATGTGCATGCCTGATTAAATTTGGAATTTCTCAGGAATCAACGCCGCAAATCAACATGATCAGTCCCAGAAAACGCCCATTTCACACTTGTGCGGTTTCAATTTTACTGGTAGCTCATAGAGCCTTCACCATAGCCCAAGGTCTCAATGGACCGCTAGGGTTCATAATAAAAATTGCAGCCAGACTAGTCACGTTGGCCGGAACCTTGGCTTATGCCTTGCAATACCAATGGCTCACAATGGCAATCCTCTCATTCATCGATTGTCGAATTTTAGCCCTTGAAGACATGATCGAGAGATTTTACCCTCCTTCACACATTGTGTTCGACAAGATTGACGACCTTGTCCAAGTCACCGAATCCCTGCCTGGAAAATTTGACAATGCCGTTGGCAAAATCCCGGCACATTTCCATCACGTTTCGTTTTTGGATTGGACGTTGGTGCGTGCCATTTCGCTGCTGAATTTTGTTGCGGCTACATTGAACTATTGGAGATTGTCAAACGGTACGAGGGAGAAGGAGATTAAGGTTGATACAAGCAGCAATATTGATCGAAACCGTGGACCGGGTTCGGTTCATGAAGCTGACTGGTCTACCCCAAATGGTAATAAGAATAATGCTGCTGCAAGTGGTGATCAGATTAATAAGGGTAATACCTTTTCTTCTCCTCGTAGAGGTGTTACTTACAAGGAAGTGCTTCTGCAGAAGGGAACAAATAAAGGAGGGattggaaaaaaagaagagaataagGTTAATAACAAGGAAGAAGTGGAGAGTAGTGTCACTGATGATGATAGTGAAACCAACTCTAAAGATGACCTCCTTGAATTGTTCGAATCAGCGTGGCTTATGACATCGCCCggaaaaaataagggaaaataCGCGCCACGTTCGGTTTCATTCATTTTTTGACAAAAGTAGCATGGTTTAAACCACTCATttcacgaaaaacaaaaaattgtgcAAAAAGAATGCTATTCTTGAGATAAGGTTATATATTTAGCTAGTTTTGTTAATATGAAACATTAAGgtaatttttaatgttttagaACTTGGTAAATATATGTAGATACAAAAATGACAGTGTTATTTGGCTGTCCAATTCCATAAACCTTGGGAGCTGAGTAGGATTCTTTGTGTTATGATAGAGAACTAAGCATCAGTTGGTTCTGTACTTTAGTTTTGGCATCACATCAAGAAATGCAATGGCAGTaaataaaatgttatattgTTTGTGGTTTGTGGAATTTACAAAATCCACCGAGTGTGCTCTCAAAATTTGCAAAGCAAAACTCTCCCTTGCATCATTCTCATTAGTACTTATCGTTTCTTCACTCTCAAGTCTCAAACGATATCAATTTTGTCAGACGCGACAAATAGGGGTTACATATCAACAACTAGCAAGGTTGGAGTTTTATTTTTTCGAATGAACACGGCTCTAATCGGCTCTCTAACTGCGAGGAGTGGCTTAAGCGTGCCGTTGAGGTACTTGGAGCAATGCTTTTGGGAGTGACTGTTTAAAAGATCATGCATGTTGCTTGTCACTCCTTGGAATGTAAAAAAAGACGACAGCTTGAGAGATGATCTTtcttttacataaattatttatatGCCCGAAATGAAAAAAAACCCTGGCTTATGTCAAGCAacattgttttaaaaatattgcgTGACTCCTCCCTTTCGTTTGTTTAGTCTGGATTATATCATTAGTAAAAAGGATAAAAgagtcaaatattttttttttttaaatttcccatgcattttttttgtaattaaaatgCTTGCTTTGAGATAAAGAGTCACTCAGG from Pyrus communis chromosome 4, drPyrComm1.1, whole genome shotgun sequence harbors:
- the LOC137732581 gene encoding OVARIAN TUMOR DOMAIN-containing deubiquitinating enzyme 4-like isoform X1, which produces MPKRENLLGIRGDGRCLFRSVVHGASLRAGKPSPSDNLQRELADELRSKVVDEFIRRRSDTEWFIEDDFETYVVQMRQPHIWGGEPELLMSSHVLRMPITVYMRDKDSGDLKIIAEYGQEYGKDNPIRVLYHGYGHYDALPAATTGTQSKLCKQR
- the LOC137732591 gene encoding uncharacterized protein, which produces MDSRASLASQESTPQINMISPRKRPFHTCAVSILLVAHRAFTIAQGLNGPLGFIIKIAARLVTLAGTLAYALQYQWLTMAILSFIDCRILALEDMIERFYPPSHIVFDKIDDLVQVTESLPGKFDNAVGKIPAHFHHVSFLDWTLVRAISLLNFVAATLNYWRLSNGTREKEIKVDTSSNIDRNRGPGSVHEADWSTPNGNKNNAAASGDQINKGNTFSSPRRGVTYKEVLLQKGTNKGGIGKKEENKVNNKEEVESSVTDDDSETNSKDDLLELFESAWLMTSPGKNKGKYAPRSVSFIF
- the LOC137732581 gene encoding OVARIAN TUMOR DOMAIN-containing deubiquitinating enzyme 4-like isoform X2, with product MDQGIRGDGRCLFRSVVHGASLRAGKPSPSDNLQRELADELRSKVVDEFIRRRSDTEWFIEDDFETYVVQMRQPHIWGGEPELLMSSHVLRMPITVYMRDKDSGDLKIIAEYGQEYGKDNPIRVLYHGYGHYDALPAATTGTQSKLCKQR